A stretch of Castanea sativa cultivar Marrone di Chiusa Pesio chromosome 2, ASM4071231v1 DNA encodes these proteins:
- the LOC142625826 gene encoding glutamate receptor 3.6-like: MSKVWLLVLVVVCHGIFSNGVVTNSSTRPDVVHVGAILSYKSIIGKVAKVAIEAAVEDVNSDPTVLPGTKINLTMQDSNYSGFLGILEALKFMEKDTVAIIGPQQSVTAHIISHIANELQVPLLSYSATDPTLSSLQFPFFVRTAQSDLYQMAAIADLVDYYGWREVIAIYVDDDHGRNGIAALGDKLAEKRCKISYKAPMSPLPTQDEITDLLIKVALMESRIVVLHTYAGPGPVVLKVAQYLGMMGTGYVWIATNWLTTILDTNAPLDSDATDDFQGVITLRMYAPDSELKRKFVSRWSNLTSGKSTNASFGLSTYGLYAYDTVWLLAHAIDAFFNQGGIISFSNDSRLTELHGGSLNLDAMSIFNGGNLLLQNILQVNMTGVTGPIKFTSDRNFIYPAFEVINVIGTGIRRIGYWSNYSGLSVLPPEMLYAKPPNRSSASQRLYDVIWPGQTTERPRGWIFPNNGRHLKIGVPKRVSYREFVSQVEGTDLFKGYCIDVFTAALNLLPYAVPYKLVAFGDGINNPSSTELVHLITTGVYDAAIGDIAIITNRTKIVDFTQPYVESGLVVVAPVSRLNSNAWAFLRPFTPMMWGVTAIFFLIVGAVVWILEHRINDEFRGPPKKQVVTVLWFSLSTLFFSHKENTVSTLGRLVLIIWLFVVLIINSSYTASLTSILTVQKLSSSVKGIESLINSKDPIGYQQNSYARNYLVEELGIHESRLVPLNMPEDYAKALKEGPRGGGVAAVVEERAYVDLFLSTRCEFSIVGQEFTKAGWGFAFPRDSPLAIDMSTAILRLSENGDLERIHDKWLKRSACTSQSTTYELDRLQLNSFWGLFLICGLACLLALIVYFILMVRQFSRHYSDDFESSGRNSGSKSFQTFLTFVDEKEEEVKNRSRRKQMEKVSNRSVGEESTNSSTRRYTESCSGKSLDRCEEA; the protein is encoded by the exons ATGAGTAAAGTATGGCTTCTGGTCTTAGTAGTTGTCTGCCATGGGATTTTCTCAAATGGCGTTGTTACAAATAGTTCTACAAGGCCTGATGTTGTACATGTAGGGGCTATTCTCTCTTATAAGTCTATTATTGGCAAAGTTGCGAAAGTCGCAATAGAAGCTGCTGTTGAAGATGTGAATTCTGATCCAACTGTTCTCCCTGGAACTAAGATCAATCTAACAATGCAGGACTCCAATTACAGTGGATTTCTAGGCATTCTTGAGG CCTTGAAGTTCATGGAGAAAGACACTGTGGCCATAATTGGCCCCCAACAATCCGTGACAGCTCACATAATATCTCACATTGCTAATGAGCTCCAAGTTCCACTATTGTCATATTCAGCAACAGACCCTACCCTGTCTTCACTTCAGTTCCCTTTCTTTGTTAGAACTGCCCAGAGTGATCTATATCAGATGGCTGCAATAGCAGACCTCGTCGACTACTATGGATGGAGAGAGGTGATTGCAATCTATGTTGACGATGACCACGGCAGAAATGGGATTGCCGCGTTAGGGGATAAGCTTGCTGAGAAACGATGCAAGATTTCATACAAAGCACCTATGTCCCCTCTTCCAACCCAGGATGAGATCACTGATCTACTGATTAAGGTTGCATTAATGGAGTCTCGGATTGTTGTTCTCCACACTTATGCTGGTCCAGGTCCAGTGGTGCTTAAAGTTGCACAGTATCTTGGGATGATGGGAACTGGGTATGTGTGGATAGCTACTAACTGGCTCACTACCATACTAGATACTAATGCTCCACTAGACTCAGATGCAACTGATGATTTTCAAGGCGTTATTACATTGCGAATGTATGCACCAGATTCAgaactcaaaagaaaatttgtttCCAGGTGGAGTAACTTGACTAGTGGAAAGAGTACTAACGCCTCTTTTGGACTAAGTACTTATGGTCTATATGCCTATGACACAGTTTGGCTGCTTGCTCATGCAATTGATGCATTTTTCAATCAGGGCGGAATTATCTCATTCTCAAATGATTCGAGGTTAACTGAGCTTCATGGAGGGAGTTTGAATCTTGATGCTATGAGCATCTTCAATGGAGGGAATTTGTTGCTTCAGAACATTTTACAGGTCAATATGACTGGTGTAACAGGACCAATCAAGTTTACTTCAGATAGGAACTTCATTTATCCTGCATTTGAAGTCATCAATGTCATTGGCACAGGGATTAGGAGGATTGGATATTGGTCTAATTATTCTGGTTTGTCAGTCTTACCTCCAGAAATGCTTTACGCAAAGCCACCTAATCGTTCTAGTGCAAGTCAAAGACTATATGACGTAATTTGGCCTGGACAAACAACAGAGCGTCCTCGTGGGTGGATTTTCCCAAACAACGGAAGGCATTTGAAAATTGGAGTCCCAAAACGAGTTAGTTATCGTGAATTTGTCTCACAAGTAGAAGGCACTGACTTGTTCAAAGGGTACTGCATTGATGTATTTACCGCTGCATTGAACTTGTTGCCATATGCTGTCCCATATAAATTAGTTGCATTTGGGGATGGTATTAATAACCCGAGTAGCACTGAGCTTGTGCATTTGATCACGACGGGC GTCTATGATGCAGCAATAGGTGACATTGCCATCATCACTAACCGAAcaaaaattgtggattttaCGCAGCCATATGTTGAATCCGGTCTAGTAGTTGTGGCCCCAGTAAGCAGGTTAAATTCCAATGCTTGGGCATTTTTAAGGCCATTCACTCCAATGATGTGGGGTGTCACAGCTATCTTTTTTCTCATTGTGGGAGCagttgtttggattttggagCATAGAATAAATGATGAATTCCGGGGTCCCCCAAAAAAACAAGTTGTCACTGTTCTGTG GTTTAGCTTATCAACTTTGTTCTTTTCCCATA AGGAAAATACAGTCAGCACTCTTGGTCGCCTAGTGCTCATAATATGGCTGTTTGTTGTTCTTATAATCAATTCAAGCTACACTGCGAGTTTGACCTCAATCCTTACAGTGCAAAAGCTTTCTTCTTCAGTTAAAGGCATTGAAAGTCTAATTAACAGCAAGGATCCAATTGGCTACCAGCAAAATTCATATGCCCGAAATTATTTAGTTGAGGAACTTGGCATCCATGAGTCCAGACTTGTTCCTCTTAACATGCCAGAAGATTATGCTAAAGCCTTAAAAGAGGGTCCCAGGGGAGGTGGTGTTGCTGCAGTTGTTGAAGAACGAGCATATGTAGACCTCTTCCTCTCAACCCGATGTGAATTCAGTATTGTAGGTCAAGAGTTCACCAAAGCCGGATGGGGATTT GCCTTCCCACGGGACTCGCCTTTAGCAATTGACATGTCAACTGCAATTTTAAGACTGTCAGAGAATGGAGACCTTGAGAGAATCCATGACAAATGGCTCAAGAGAAGTGCTTGCACTTCACAAAGCACGACATATGAATTGGATCGGCTTCAGCTTAATAGCTTTTGGGGCCTTTTTCTCATATGTGGTCTCGCTTGCCTGCTTGCTCTCATTGTATATTTCATCCTGATGGTGCGCCAGTTTAGCAGGCACTACTCAGATGACTTTGAGTCTTCCGGTAGAAACTCAGGATCTAAAAGTTTTCAAACATTTCTTACATTTGTTGATGAAAAGGAAGAGGAAGTCAAAAACCGCTCCAGGAGAAAGCAAATGGAGAAGGTCTCAAATAGATctgttggtgaagaatcaaccAATAGTTCAACGAGAAGATATACTGAATCATGCTCAGGTAAAAGTTTGGATAGATGTGAAGAAGCCTAA
- the LOC142624479 gene encoding serine/threonine-protein kinase/endoribonuclease IRE1a: protein MKKHHFFLIPTLIFCILVFTISASSSVIDDLLLSSESSELSLWDPHEDDALTRSPTRSLLSISPKHSTALIAGLDGTVHLVESNSKRVIWSFESGTPIYTSYQAASGQDNDKENASDPSGRFFIDCGDDWDLYMHSEHFGKMKLSMSIDEFVKNTPYISEDGAVTLGSKKTTVFEVDLRTGKLIRAYAFDSPSMLQSVSYNKTSNKELVKSGPKNLNVVDLRLYITRTDYLLTSSVPNSEKTSWNMTIAEVGASLLCLDASSGAPMNLPDKLVSEIGIDFAIPLSCHTKGSIFRHRNHNLLESSGPEILTRVPPEDLMLPVPPSGLILASKSAVDKFVNAHHEDIMHPAPTTDSLLPLQPKTDFHHNDDSEAMLPLPPMKIDDSGIFDMISIRISPNHLLSMFFEWSPAFPLILCMIGLVVSLIVKGYTLAVNKQAFLNEQPSNSGSKTASSKRKKIQKSGKNGSVEKKDKHVSSENGDAYVHTDGDNQMSLHLNKLVDGGTDGRRIGKLFVSNTEIAKGSNGTIVLEGIYEGRSVAVKRLVQAHNDVAFKEIQNLIASDQHPNIVRWYGVEYDQDFVYLSLERCTCSLDDLIQIYSDCSQNQVFNKNKAARAMIEYKARLESVKNIFPDLNLWKANGHPSPLSLKLMRDVVSGLVHLHELGIIHRDLKPQNVLIIKERSLCAKLSDMGISKRLVGDMSSLGHHATGCGSSGWQAPEQLLHGRQTRSVDLFSLGCLLFFCITGGRHPFGDSLERDINIVKNQMDLFLVEHIPEAVHLISRLLNPDPELRPKAMEVLHHPLFWTSEMRLSFLRDTSDRVELEDRETNSDLLKVLESTGPVALGGKWDEKMELAFINNIGRYRRYKFDSVRDLLRVMRNKLNHYRELPKEIQKLVGPVPEGYDRYFASRFPRLFIEVYKVVCRYCMEEESFQKYFKSNVD from the exons ATGAAGAAACACCACTTTTTTCTTATTCCTACCTTAATATTTTGCATATTAGTATTCACAATCTCGGCGTCTTCAAGCGTAATAGACGACTTGCTGTTGAGCTCGGAAAGCTCGGAGTTGTCGCTATGGGATCCTCACGAGGATGATGCCTTAACTCGAAGCCCGACCCGATCTCTCTTGTCTATCTCACC TAAACATAGTACTGCGCTGATTGCTGGCTTGGATGGGACAGTCCATTTGGTTGAGAGTAATTCTAAGAGAGTTATCTGGTCATTTGAGTCTGGAACACCGATTTACACTTCGTATCAGGCTGCTTCTGGGCAAGATAATGATAAAGAAAATGCATCTGACCCAAGTGGCAGGTTCTTCATAGACTGTGGAGATGACTGGGATTTGTATATGCACAGTGAGCACTTTGGTAAAATG AAACTTTCAATGTCTATtgatgaatttgtcaaaaatacACCATACATATCAGAGGATGGAGCTGTTACACTTGGATCTAAGAAAACAACTGTGTTTGAGGTTGATCTTAGGACTGGAAAGCTGATCCGTGCTTATGCATTTGATTCTCCATCGATGTTGCAGAGTGTTTCATATAATAAAACATCCAATAAGGAATTGGTAAAGTCTGGTCCTAAGAACCTAAATGTTGTTGATTTGCGACTGTACATCACAAGGACAGATTATTTGCTGACGTCCTCTGTTCCAAATTCCGAAAAAACTTCATGGAATATGACAATTGCAGAAGTTGGGGCTTCTTTGCTTTGTCTAGATGCTTCCAGTGGGGCTCCTATGAATTTGCCCGATAAGCTTGTTTCTGAAATTGGCATTGATTTTGCTATTCCATTGTCATGTCACACAAAAGGCTCTATTTTTCGCCATCGAAATCATAATTTGCTTGAATCGTCCGGGCCTGAAATACTCACAAGGGTGCCTCCTGAAGATTTGATGCTCCCAGTGCCTCCATCAGGTCTGATTCTTGCTTCAAAGTCTGCGGTTGATAAATTTGTAAATGCTCATCACGAAGATATTATGCACCCAGCCCCTACTACAGACTCCTTGTTGCCTCTGCAACCTAAAACTGACTTTCATCACAATGATGATAGTGAAGCAATGCTTCCTTTGCCTCCCATGAAGATTGATGATTCAGGGATATTTGATATGATTAGCATAAGGATTTCTCCTAATCATCTGTTAAGCATGTTTTTTGAATGGTCACCTGCATTTCCTCTTATTTTGTGCATGATTGGCCTTGTTGTGAGCTTGATTGTTAAAGGTTATACTCTGGCAGTTAATAAACAAGCTTTCTTGAATGAGCAGCCTAGTAATTCTGGCTCAAAAACTGCATCTTCCAAGaggaagaaaattcaaaaatcaggAAAGAATGGCAGTGTTGAAAAAAAGGATAAGCATGTATCATCTGAAAATGGAGATGCATATGTACATACTGATGGTGATAACCAAATGTCGTTGCACCTTAATAAACTTGTAGATGGTGGCACTGATGGGCGTAGGATAGGTAAACTATTTGTATCAAACACCGAAATTGCTAAGGGAAGCAATGGTACCATTGTCCTTGAGGGAATCTATGAAGGTCGATCAGTTGCTGTGAAACGTCTTGTCCAGGCTCATAATGATGTGGCTTTTAAAGAAATTCAGAATCTCATTGCATCTGACCAGCATCCAAACATTGTTCGATGGTATGGAGTGGAGTATGATCAAGATTTTGTGTATCTCTCTCTAGAGCGTTGTACTTGCAGCTTGGATGATTTGATCCAAATTTACTCAGATTGTTCACAGAACCAAGTGTTCAACAAGAACAAAGCAGCAAGAGCTATGATTGAGTATAAAGCTCGCTTGGAGTCAGTGAAGAATATTTTTCCAGATCTTAATTTGTGGAAAGCAAATGGCCATCCATCACCTCTGTCATTAAAGCTGATGAG AGATGTGGTTTCTGGGCTTGTGCATTTGCATGAATTGGGGATAATTCATCGGGACTTGAAGCCTCAAAATGTGTTGATAATCAAGGAAAGATCTTTATGTGCAAAGCTTTCAGACATGGGCATTAGCAAGCGCCTTGTTGGGGATATGTCTTCTTTGGGTCATCATGCTACTG GTTGTGGCAGTTCTGGTTGGCAAGCACCAGAACAGCTTCTTCATGGACGCCAAACACGCTCTGTAGATTTGTTTAGTTTAGGCTGTCTCCTTTTTTTCTGCATCACTGGGGGTCGACATCCATTTGGTGATAGTCTTGAACGTGATATTAATATTGTGAAGAACCAAATGGACCTCTTTTTAGTGGAACATATCCCTGAAGCTGTGCATCTTATTTCTCGTTTATTGAACCCTGACCCTGAATTGAG GCCAAAGGCAATGGAGGTGTTGCACCATCCTCTATTCTGGACTTCTGAAATGAGATTGTCATTTCTTCGGGACACTAGTGACAGAGTAGAGTTGGAAGATAGGGAGACTAATTCTGATCTCTTGAAAGTGTTAGAAAGTACCGGACCAGTGGCTTTGGGTGGAAAATGGGATGAAAAGATGGAGCTTGCATTTATCAATAACATTGGCCGTTATAGGCGTTATAAATTTGACAGTGTTCGAGACTTACTGCGTGTCATGCGAAACAAGTTGAACCATTATAGGGAACTTCCCAAAGAAATTCAG AAGCTTGTAGGACCAGTGCCTGAGGGGTATGATCGCTACTTTGCAAGTCGATTCCCAAGACTCTTCATTGAAGTATACAAGGTTGTTTGCAGATACTGTATGGAAGAGGAATCCTTTCAAAAGTATTTCAAAAGCAATGTTGATTAG